From Ictidomys tridecemlineatus isolate mIctTri1 chromosome 2, mIctTri1.hap1, whole genome shotgun sequence, the proteins below share one genomic window:
- the Znrf3 gene encoding E3 ubiquitin-protein ligase ZNRF3 isoform X2, with protein MPCETIWPELILKGSGLRSSMWIWLTVLSRVPATWRAKRAVQRGATAVIFDVSENPEAIDQLNQGSEDPLKRPVVYVKGADALKLMNIVNKQKVARARIQHRPPRQPTEYFDMGIFLAFFVVVSLVCLILLVKIKLKQRRSQNSMNRLAVQALEKMETRKFNSKSKGRREGSCGALDTLSSSSTSDCAICLEKYIDGEELRVIPCTHRFHRKCVDPWLLQHHTCPHCRHNIIEQKGNQGTMCVETSNLARSRQQRVTLPVHYPGRVHRTNAIPAYPTRTSMDSHGNPVTLLTMDRHGEQSLYSPQTPTYIRSYPPLHLDHALATHRCSLEHRAYSPAHPFRRPKFSGRSFSKAACFSQYETMYQHYYFQGLSYPEQEGQPLPSLTPRGPSRAFPVSGSGSGNLLFPTVVHVAPPSHLESGSTSSFSCYHGHRSVCSGYLADCPGSDSSSSSSSGQCHCSSSDSVVDCTEVSNQGVYGSCSTFRSSLSSDYDPFIYRSRSPCRTSEAGASGNSGRGPAICLEGSLPPEELPAAHSYGAGRGEPWLGPASPSGDQLSTCSLEMNYSSNSSLEHRGPNSSTSEVGLEASPGAALDLRRTWKGSREGPSCACCCEPQPSAPGPGAGAAGGGSTLLLGALLLEGCGPVGGEPQSRGSLGLYGLHPDHLPRTDGVKYEGLPCCFYEEKQVAHSGGGGSGCYTEDYSVSVQYTLAEEPPPSCSPGARDLSQRIPIIPEDMDCDLGLSPDCQGTHSLSPWSGTLGLDAQRPHRSLATAREEERVPCHQAEVLLQPGCPSEEAGATRVSLPVAHQDTQESNTLATEASGLGSRPPDSSSPGA; from the exons GCCAAGCGAGCAGTGCAGCGGGGAGCTACTGCAGTCATCTTTGATGTGTCTGAAAACCCAGAAGCCATCGACCAG CTAAACCAGGGCTCAGAAGACCCACTCAAAAGACCAGTGGTGTACGTGAAGGGCGCCGATGCTCTCAAGCTGATGAACATTGTTAACAAGCAGAAAGTGGCCCGAGCAAGGATCCAACACCGCCCTCCTCGA CAACCCACCGAGTACTTTGACATGGGCATCTTCCTGGCGTTCTTTGTCGTGGTCTCCTTGGTCTGCCTCATCCTCCTTGTCAAAATCAAGCTGAAGCAGCGACGTAGTCAG AATTCCATGAACAGGCTGGCTGTGCAGGCTCTGGAGAAGATGGAAACTAGAAAGTTCAACTCCAAGAGCAAGGGGCGCCGGGAGGGAAGCTGCGGGGCCTTGGACACTCTCAGCAGCAGCTCCACGTCCGACTGTGCCATCTGCCTGGAGAAGTACATCGACGGAGAG gAGCTGCGGGTCATCCCCTGTACTCACCGGTTTCACAGGAAGTGCGTGGACCCATGGCTGCTGCAGCACCACACCTGCCCCCACTGTCGGCACAACATCATAG AACAAAAGGGAAACCAGGGTACCATGTGTGTGGAGACCAGCAACCTTGCACGCAGTCGGCAGCAGAGGGTGACCCTGCCAGTACATTACCCTGGCCGCGTGCACAGGACCAATGCCATCCCAGCCTACCCTACAAGGACAAGCATGGACTCCCACGGGAACCCCGTCACGCTGCTCACCATGGACCGGCATGGGGAGCAGAGCCTCTATTCTCCACAGACCCCCACCTACATCCGCAGCTACCCACCCCTGCACCTGGATCACGCCCTGGCCACTCACCGCTGTAGTCTGGAGCACCGGGCCTACTCCCCAGCCCACCCCTTCCGCAGGCCCAAATTCAGTGGCCGCAGCTTCTCCAAGGCAGCTTGCTTCTCCCAGTATGAGACCATGTACCAACACTACTACTTCCAGGGCCTCAGCTACCCGGAGCAGGAGGGCCAGCCTCTGCCCAGCCTCACGCCCAGGGGCCCCTCCCGTGCCTTTCCAGTGAGTGGCAGCGGCAGCGGCAACCTGCTCTTCCCCACTGTGGTGCATGTGGCCCCACCTTCCCACCTGGAGAGCGGCAGCACTTCCAGCTTCAGTTGCTACCACGGCCACCGCTCAGTGTGCAGTGGCTACCTGGCCGACTGCCCAGGCagtgacagcagcagcagcagcagctctggCCAGTGCCACTGCTCCTCTAGCGACTCTGTGGTGGACTGCACTGAGGTCAGCAACCAGGGTGTGTACGGAAGCTGCTCCACCTTCCGCAGCTCCCTCAGCAGTGACTATGACCCCTTCATCTACCGAAGCCGGAGCCCCTGCCGCACCAGCGAGGCGGGGGCCTCGGGCAACTCTGGCCGGGGGCCTGCCATTTGCCTTGAGGGCTCCCTGCCACCCGAGGAGCTCCCGGCAGCACACAGTTATGGTGCTGGGAGGGGAGAACCGTGGCTGGGCCCTGCTTCTCCCTCAGGGGACCAACTGTCCACCTGCAGCCTGGAGATGAACTACAGCAGCAACTCCTCGCTGGAGCACAGGGGGCCCAATAGCTCTACCTCAGAAGTGGGGCTCGAGGCTTCTCCTGGGGCTGCCCTGGACCTCAGGAGGACCTGGAAGGGGAGCCGGGAGGGGCCCTCATGTGCCTGCTGCTGTGAGCCTCAGCCCTCTGCACcggggcctggggcaggggcagccggCGGTGGCAGCACCTTGCTCCTGGGTGCTCTGCTCCTTGAGGGCTGTGGCCCTGTGGGTGGGGAGCCACAGTCCAGAGGCTCCCTCGGCCTGTATGGCCTCCACCCAGACCATTTGCCCAGGACAGATGGGGTGAAATATGAGGGCCTGCCCTGCTGCTTCTATGAAGAGAAGCAGGTGGCCCACAGTGGTGGCGGGGGTAGTGGCTGCTACACTGAGGACTACTCAGTGAGTGTGCAGTACACACTCGCCGAGGAGCCCCCACCCAGCTGCTCCCCAGGGGCCCGGGACCTGAGCCAGCGCATCCCCATCATTCCGGAGGACATGGACTGTGACTTGGGCCTGTCCCCAGACTGCCAAGGgacccacagcctcagcccctggagtGGGACACTGGGCCTAGATGCCCAGCGGCCCCACAGGAGCCTGGCAACAGCCAGGGAAGAGGAGCGGGTTCCATGCCACCAGGCTGAGGTACTGCTACAGCCTGGCTGCCCTTCAGAGGAGGCAGGTGCCACCAGGGTCAGCCTCCCTGTTGCCCACCAGGACACTCAGGAGTCCAACACCCTAGCCACTGAGGCTTCAG GACTGGGATCTCGCCCACCAGACAGCAGCAGcccaggagcctga